Proteins encoded in a region of the Thiohalorhabdus denitrificans genome:
- the pmbA gene encoding metalloprotease PmbA yields the protein MSAGIDHEAIAERILERARSHGADQAEVGIQTASGLSAEVRLGEVDALEYHRDKGCSVTVYLDGAKGSVSTSDFSEEAVDNAVAKACDLARRTSPDPANGLADPDHLATEVPDLDLDHPVEMEPEEAIERARACETAARAVDGRISNSEGGEFSWSRGTVVYANSHGFLGGYSGTRYGVSAAVVAEEGGSMQRDFWYSTARDLSQLEDGEAVGRRAGERTARRLGARRISTARVPVLFEAPVAGSLLGHLVGAVRGSNLYRRSSFLVDAAGEQVFTPGITIREEPHRPKGLGSAPFDGEGVATRQRDLVADGVLTGYCLDSYSARKLGLETTGHAGGVHNLYLLPGERDPQALLREMGTGVLVTELIGMGVNTVTGDYSRGAAGFWVENGEIAYPVEEITIAGNLKDMYKDIQAVGSDLELRGNVSAPSVLIGGMTVAGQ from the coding sequence ATGAGCGCGGGCATCGATCACGAGGCCATCGCCGAGCGGATCCTGGAGCGGGCCCGGAGCCATGGGGCCGACCAAGCGGAGGTGGGCATCCAGACCGCCTCCGGGCTCTCCGCGGAGGTGCGTCTGGGCGAGGTGGACGCGCTGGAGTACCACCGCGACAAGGGCTGCTCGGTGACCGTGTACCTGGACGGCGCCAAGGGCAGCGTCTCCACCTCGGATTTCTCCGAGGAGGCCGTGGATAACGCCGTGGCCAAGGCCTGCGACCTGGCCCGGCGCACCTCCCCCGATCCCGCCAACGGGCTGGCGGATCCGGACCACCTCGCCACCGAGGTCCCCGATCTGGACCTCGACCACCCGGTGGAGATGGAGCCGGAGGAAGCCATCGAGCGGGCCCGCGCCTGCGAGACGGCCGCCCGGGCCGTGGACGGCCGCATCAGCAACAGCGAAGGCGGCGAGTTTTCCTGGAGCCGGGGCACGGTGGTCTATGCCAACAGCCACGGCTTCCTGGGGGGCTACTCCGGCACCCGCTACGGGGTATCCGCGGCGGTGGTGGCCGAGGAAGGCGGCTCCATGCAGCGCGACTTCTGGTATTCCACGGCTCGCGACCTGAGCCAGCTGGAGGACGGCGAGGCGGTGGGCCGCCGCGCCGGGGAGCGCACCGCCCGCCGCCTGGGGGCCCGGCGCATCAGCACCGCCCGGGTGCCGGTGCTGTTCGAGGCGCCGGTGGCCGGCAGCCTGCTCGGTCACCTGGTGGGGGCGGTGCGCGGCTCCAATCTCTATCGGCGCAGCTCCTTCCTGGTGGATGCCGCCGGGGAGCAGGTCTTCACCCCGGGCATCACCATCCGCGAGGAGCCCCACCGGCCCAAGGGGCTGGGCAGCGCCCCCTTCGACGGGGAGGGGGTGGCCACCCGGCAGCGGGACCTGGTGGCCGACGGCGTCCTCACCGGCTACTGCCTGGATTCCTACTCCGCCCGCAAGCTGGGCCTGGAGACAACCGGCCACGCCGGCGGTGTGCACAACCTCTACCTGCTTCCCGGCGAGCGCGACCCGCAGGCGCTCCTGCGGGAGATGGGCACCGGGGTGCTGGTGACCGAGCTCATCGGCATGGGGGTCAACACCGTGACCGGGGACTACTCCCGGGGCGCGGCGGGCTTCTGGGTGGAGAACGGCGAGATTGCCTACCCCGTGGAGGAGATCACCATCGCCGGGAACCTCAAGGACATGTACAAGGACATCCAGGCCGTGGGCAGCGACCTGGAGCTGCGCGGCAACGTCAGCGCGCCCTCGGTGCTCATCGGCGGGATGACCGTGGCCGGGCAGTAG
- a CDS encoding bifunctional aminoglycoside phosphotransferase/ATP-binding protein, giving the protein MEFHWPPLIRSLLDPSRYPHPVSRVEVVETHISYVLLTGDYAYKVKKPLDLGFLDFSTLAKRRHGCEEELRLNRRTAPGLYQAVLPITGSPEDPELDGAGEPNEYAVRMVQFDPALRADRCLERGELGAAEMADLGERVAELHEGARQPAPDQEYGTWDAVRRDQRENLEQLRAELPGLGLEEERFAHLAAWVEGFLESHGDLFGERRSTGRVREGHGDLHLANLALLDGVLTPFDAIEFDPALRFTDVMADVAFTWMDLRFRERRDLAVPFLNAYLEAGGDYPGLRLLPFYTVYRALVRAKVAALQAGETEDPERRGRLREEALRYFALAESAAGENAAMLIIARGVTGVGKSLVSRPLLARLGGVRIRSDVERKRLAGLEPEAGSGSAVGGGIYGEELSARTYQRLLDLARPALAAGFPVYLDATYLAGERRRAAHALAADLDVPYVILDLHAPEAVIRGWLRERAGQQGVVSEGNEAVLEHQLAHQDPLDADEQAHAVPVDTSRELDFDALAAEVRRRAAPANGGA; this is encoded by the coding sequence GTGGAGTTCCATTGGCCGCCCCTGATCAGGTCCCTGCTGGATCCTTCCCGTTATCCCCACCCCGTCTCACGGGTCGAGGTGGTGGAGACGCACATCTCCTACGTCCTGCTCACCGGCGACTACGCCTACAAGGTCAAGAAGCCGCTCGACCTGGGCTTCCTGGATTTCTCCACCCTGGCCAAGCGCCGGCACGGCTGCGAGGAGGAGCTGCGCCTCAACCGGCGCACCGCACCGGGGCTCTACCAAGCGGTCCTGCCCATCACGGGGAGCCCCGAGGATCCCGAGCTGGACGGCGCGGGGGAGCCCAACGAATACGCCGTGCGCATGGTGCAGTTCGACCCCGCCCTGCGCGCCGACCGCTGCCTGGAGCGGGGAGAGCTGGGTGCCGCGGAGATGGCGGATCTGGGCGAGCGGGTGGCCGAGCTCCATGAGGGGGCCCGCCAGCCGGCACCGGACCAGGAATACGGCACCTGGGATGCGGTGCGGCGGGACCAGCGGGAGAACCTGGAGCAGCTGCGCGCGGAGCTGCCGGGGCTCGGCCTGGAGGAGGAGCGCTTCGCGCACCTGGCGGCCTGGGTGGAGGGGTTCCTGGAGAGCCACGGCGACCTGTTCGGGGAGCGCCGCAGCACCGGGCGGGTCCGGGAAGGGCACGGCGACCTGCACCTGGCCAACCTGGCTCTCCTCGACGGCGTCCTCACGCCCTTCGACGCCATCGAGTTCGACCCCGCCCTGCGCTTTACGGACGTCATGGCCGATGTGGCCTTCACCTGGATGGACCTGCGGTTCCGGGAGCGGCGGGACCTGGCGGTGCCCTTCCTGAATGCCTACCTCGAGGCGGGGGGCGATTATCCGGGGCTGCGCCTGCTGCCGTTCTACACCGTCTACCGCGCCCTGGTGCGCGCCAAGGTGGCGGCCCTCCAGGCCGGCGAAACGGAGGACCCGGAGCGGCGGGGACGCCTGCGGGAGGAGGCCCTGCGCTATTTCGCCCTGGCCGAATCCGCCGCCGGGGAGAACGCGGCCATGCTCATCATTGCCCGCGGCGTGACGGGGGTGGGGAAGAGCCTGGTCTCGCGCCCCCTCCTCGCCCGCCTGGGCGGGGTGCGGATCCGCTCGGACGTGGAGCGCAAGCGCCTCGCGGGCCTGGAGCCCGAGGCGGGCAGCGGTTCGGCGGTGGGGGGCGGCATCTACGGCGAGGAGCTGTCGGCGCGGACCTATCAGCGCCTCCTGGATCTCGCCCGTCCGGCGTTGGCAGCCGGCTTCCCGGTCTACCTGGACGCCACCTACCTCGCCGGTGAACGGCGGCGGGCGGCCCACGCCCTGGCCGCCGACCTGGACGTGCCCTACGTCATCCTGGACCTGCACGCCCCCGAGGCGGTCATCCGTGGCTGGCTGCGCGAGCGCGCCGGCCAGCAGGGGGTGGTCTCGGAGGGAAACGAGGCGGTCCTGGAGCATCAGCTGGCCCATCAGGATCCCCTGGACGCCGACGAGCAAGCCCACGCGGTACCGGTGGATACCAGCCGGGAGCTGGATTTCGACGCCCTCGCCGCCGAGGTGCGGCGGCGCGCGGCCCCTGCCAACGGCGGGGCCTAG
- the tldD gene encoding metalloprotease TldD, producing the protein MTDQWQVAEELLLRPADMDMNQIQSALGQMMARQVDYADLYFEYTRREGFSLEEGRIQGGSYGIDSGVGVRAVSGEKTGFAYSDEIVPGALLESAKAARAIATSGGDGSAPALTRGQGPAPLYTAADPLASLSDAAKIEMLETVDAEARAADPRVREVMAGLSGAFKTVLIARADGRLATDVRPLVRLNVQVIVEQDGRREQGMTGGGARTGYTWFDDATVRGYAREAVRQALVNLEAVDAPAGAMDVVLGPGWPGILLHEAIGHGLEGDFNRKGTSAFSGRIGEQVASEQCTVVDDGTLPDRRGSLTVDDEGETTQRTVLIENGVLKGYMQDATNARLMGVAPTGNGRRESYAHRPMPRMTNTYMENGSYDPAEIIASVDKGIYATQFSGGQVDITSGKFVFSASEAYLIENGEITKPVKGATLIGNGPDVLTRVAMVGNDKQLDTGIGTCGKEGQSVPVGVGQPTLKIHDLTVGGTQ; encoded by the coding sequence ATGACCGATCAGTGGCAGGTGGCCGAGGAGCTGCTCCTGCGGCCCGCCGACATGGATATGAACCAGATCCAGTCCGCCCTGGGCCAGATGATGGCCCGGCAAGTGGACTACGCGGACCTGTACTTCGAATACACCCGCCGCGAGGGCTTCAGCCTGGAGGAAGGCCGCATCCAGGGCGGCTCCTACGGCATCGACTCCGGGGTGGGAGTGCGCGCGGTGAGCGGTGAGAAGACCGGCTTCGCCTACTCCGACGAGATCGTGCCCGGCGCCCTGCTGGAGTCGGCCAAGGCGGCGCGCGCCATCGCCACCTCCGGCGGCGACGGCAGCGCCCCCGCCCTGACCCGCGGCCAGGGGCCGGCCCCGCTGTACACCGCCGCCGACCCGCTGGCCTCCCTGTCCGACGCGGCCAAGATCGAGATGCTGGAGACCGTGGACGCCGAGGCCCGGGCCGCCGACCCCCGGGTGCGCGAGGTGATGGCCGGCCTGTCCGGGGCGTTCAAGACGGTGCTCATCGCCCGCGCAGACGGTCGGCTGGCCACCGACGTCCGGCCGCTGGTGCGGCTCAACGTGCAGGTGATCGTGGAGCAGGACGGCCGCCGCGAGCAGGGCATGACCGGCGGCGGCGCCCGCACTGGCTATACCTGGTTCGACGACGCCACGGTGCGCGGCTACGCCCGCGAGGCGGTGCGCCAGGCGCTGGTGAACCTGGAGGCGGTGGACGCCCCGGCCGGCGCCATGGACGTGGTGCTCGGCCCCGGCTGGCCGGGCATCCTGCTCCACGAGGCCATCGGCCACGGCCTGGAGGGCGACTTCAACCGCAAGGGCACCTCCGCCTTCAGCGGCCGCATCGGCGAGCAGGTGGCCTCCGAGCAGTGCACGGTGGTGGACGACGGTACCCTGCCCGACCGGCGGGGCTCGCTGACCGTGGACGACGAGGGCGAGACCACCCAGCGCACGGTGCTGATCGAGAACGGCGTCCTCAAGGGCTACATGCAGGACGCCACCAACGCCCGCCTGATGGGCGTGGCGCCCACCGGCAACGGCCGCCGCGAGTCCTACGCCCACCGCCCCATGCCGCGCATGACCAACACCTACATGGAGAACGGCAGCTACGACCCGGCCGAGATCATCGCCTCCGTGGACAAGGGCATCTACGCCACCCAGTTCTCCGGCGGTCAGGTGGACATCACCTCCGGCAAGTTCGTGTTCTCCGCCTCCGAGGCCTACCTCATCGAGAACGGCGAGATCACCAAACCGGTGAAGGGGGCCACGCTCATCGGCAACGGCCCGGACGTGCTCACCCGGGTGGCCATGGTGGGCAACGACAAGCAGCTGGACACCGGCATCGGCACCTGCGGCAAGGAGGGCCAGTCGGTGCCGGTGGGGGTGGGCCAGCCTACCCTGAAGATCCACGACCTGACCGTGGGAGGCACCCAATGA
- a CDS encoding carbon-nitrogen hydrolase family protein — protein sequence MSAPRAAAVQMVSTDDVEANLRRARALLEDAREAGAALAVLPENFPFMAGDERAKLDHAEPEAGGPVTAFLREEAARLGLWLVGGTVPYAAGPDRVRAACLLVDDRGEIRARYDKIHLFDVQLEGGEGYRESATIAPGDRPVVADTPCGPVGLAVCYDLRFPELFRALVDAGAEWLAVPAAFTRTTGAAHWEVLVRARAIEEQVTVVAADQGGVHPGGRETYGHSMVVDPWGAVLDRVETGEGLALGPVDRDHIARVRRQLPALAHRRWS from the coding sequence GTGAGCGCCCCCCGCGCGGCCGCGGTGCAGATGGTGTCCACGGACGACGTGGAGGCCAACCTCCGGCGCGCCCGCGCCCTGCTGGAGGACGCCCGCGAAGCGGGGGCGGCTCTGGCGGTGCTGCCGGAGAACTTCCCCTTCATGGCCGGGGACGAGCGGGCCAAGCTGGACCACGCCGAGCCGGAGGCCGGCGGCCCCGTCACCGCCTTCCTGCGCGAGGAGGCGGCGCGGTTGGGCCTCTGGCTGGTGGGCGGGACGGTCCCCTACGCCGCCGGACCCGACCGGGTGCGGGCGGCCTGCCTGCTGGTGGACGACCGGGGGGAGATCCGGGCCCGCTACGACAAAATCCACCTGTTCGATGTCCAACTGGAGGGCGGCGAGGGCTACCGGGAATCGGCCACCATCGCGCCGGGAGACCGTCCGGTGGTGGCCGATACCCCCTGCGGGCCGGTGGGTCTGGCCGTGTGCTACGATCTCCGCTTCCCCGAGCTGTTCCGGGCCCTGGTGGACGCCGGGGCCGAGTGGCTCGCCGTCCCCGCGGCCTTCACCCGCACCACCGGGGCCGCCCACTGGGAGGTCCTGGTGCGGGCGCGGGCCATCGAGGAGCAGGTGACGGTGGTGGCCGCCGACCAGGGCGGCGTGCACCCCGGCGGACGCGAGACCTACGGCCACAGCATGGTGGTGGACCCCTGGGGCGCTGTGCTGGACCGGGTGGAGACCGGCGAAGGGCTTGCCCTGGGCCCGGTCGACCGGGACCACATCGCCCGCGTCCGCCGCCAGCTCCCCGCCCTCGCCCACCGCCGGTGGAGCTGA
- a CDS encoding 3'(2'),5'-bisphosphate nucleotidase CysQ, with protein sequence MDEQQLPQLLEDVKEAVRAAGREVMQYQGGANEQWEKGVDDPVTKADLASDKLLRERLLGLCPECGWQSEETVDDQSRLEKEWVWVVDPLDGTKEFLEQVPEFSIAAALVHNGKPKLGVVFNPATMEMIAGAEGAGVTYMGGPARVSEERFRAAASVAVSRSEYKRGEFDEVAATMHLRPIGSVAYKLALVAAGQVDVFYTLTPRCEWDICAGVYLVQAAGGLATEKDGAEVVFNKPEGKTRSLVAANPALHADLLEALKDTPLAPDLRA encoded by the coding sequence TTGGACGAACAGCAGCTGCCCCAGCTCCTGGAGGACGTGAAGGAGGCGGTGCGCGCCGCCGGCCGCGAGGTGATGCAGTACCAGGGCGGGGCCAACGAGCAGTGGGAGAAGGGGGTGGACGACCCCGTCACCAAGGCGGACCTGGCCTCCGACAAGCTGCTGCGCGAGCGGCTGCTGGGGCTGTGCCCGGAGTGCGGCTGGCAGTCCGAGGAAACCGTGGACGACCAGTCCCGCCTGGAGAAGGAATGGGTGTGGGTGGTGGACCCCCTGGACGGCACCAAGGAGTTCCTCGAGCAGGTGCCCGAGTTCTCCATCGCCGCCGCCCTGGTGCATAACGGCAAGCCCAAGCTCGGCGTGGTGTTCAACCCGGCCACCATGGAGATGATCGCCGGCGCCGAAGGGGCCGGGGTGACCTACATGGGCGGCCCCGCCCGGGTCAGCGAGGAGCGCTTCCGCGCCGCGGCCTCCGTGGCCGTGAGCCGCAGCGAGTACAAGCGCGGCGAGTTCGACGAGGTGGCGGCCACCATGCACCTGCGCCCCATCGGCTCGGTGGCCTACAAGCTCGCCCTGGTGGCGGCGGGCCAGGTGGACGTCTTCTACACCCTGACGCCGCGCTGCGAGTGGGACATCTGCGCCGGGGTGTACCTGGTGCAGGCCGCCGGCGGGCTGGCCACGGAGAAGGACGGCGCCGAGGTGGTGTTCAACAAGCCCGAGGGCAAGACCCGGTCCCTGGTGGCGGCCAACCCCGCCCTGCACGCCGATCTCCTGGAGGCCCTCAAGGACACGCCCCTGGCGCCGGACCTGCGCGCCTGA
- a CDS encoding YhdP family phospholipid transporter, protein MTEPGSSLPFPWWLRPTFWRWVLRAVVALLLLLVALAAWILLYPPSLAPVRTELQELASSRIDRPVAFEELSWTWVGGLKVRVSGVEVGGHSLRVERVRVGVELLPLLRGEVRLQELELVGLNLELEHGAAGRLSAGGLRVDPEENRVFGLLDRFQRIRIVDSRLRWRDRGPAEPVHVTLRDWQVDLERMPEGHRVDARGSLEQGVVGARGRIGRFGAGPPGWELDAQVFGSALSPEPLRPYLGVEGPERIRGNLAFLAAVTGSVEEGLRAEGSAHLTEAGLRWPAALRGPINALDAGGRFRYRWGREGQDLTVRDLELSLGGVRLTGGGELRMEAAGGAPRVDLELEGEPAALEDLAPLLRIRALPRSGRDWLQRALAGRLRATRLEVRGPLERFPFPEGEGRFRLEAEVADATLDYRPGWPELQDVAGTLTVDGTRLGFAAHAGRVLEAELGRLEVSVPDLTADPPRLRLNGNLDLRLADGIRFLERAGLAEAGLLGPGVLAGRGRLDLGMDVRLAGGSKPEVFGQLRLDGAAYRPAPGWPALVGVQGKVDFQGPHIRADGLQGRLLGEPVRLGLERAPEEAFRARVEGTLPARALRGTAERLGRGHPLLRRVTGDLGTRLTVVAGEGQRRIRARLDLEEAALAFPEPLFNGIGQGGSLELSGDLGGAPELRLRLRNAGRDWRARWAQDGGDAGIAVGFDRPAPEPEAGTLRLRGNLGTVALQRWVRLAGELAPGTGGDWEPPRLEADLRVGKVRWGARDLYAGWVEARGDPAPDGYRLHGALEGDRGAGRYLWQHRREDVDRAVLRIRRLKLPGLGSWSGGGDAGGLGPADIAPVNLRVTADRIDMDGPVLRDLRMEADLSAERWMLPALEARIGKTELGLQGAWTAERDRTLLQMDLATQDLGRWLRDVGIYPSMKGGAGTVEAALSWPSHPLAFDRGRLDGVVDLAVREGEIEELHFLSKALSTLNVLDWPQQAVRGFRDLGRSGLVYRDLSGGAVIADGVLTIQEMALDSAALRLAVRGGVDLGARTYDLGLHLQPLQTLDRVVSAVPLVGYLLTGREKAFATLDYRVEGPWDDPQVGAVNPSEQPDFMEVLLDRIKRMQWEDLAPWR, encoded by the coding sequence ATGACCGAACCCGGGTCCTCCCTCCCCTTCCCCTGGTGGCTGCGCCCGACCTTCTGGCGCTGGGTCCTGCGCGCCGTGGTGGCCCTGCTCCTGCTCCTGGTCGCGCTGGCCGCCTGGATCCTCCTCTATCCCCCCTCCCTGGCCCCGGTCCGCACGGAGCTCCAGGAGCTGGCGAGCAGCAGGATCGACCGCCCCGTGGCCTTCGAGGAGCTCAGCTGGACCTGGGTGGGAGGGCTGAAGGTCCGCGTCTCCGGCGTGGAGGTGGGCGGCCACAGCCTTCGGGTGGAAAGGGTGCGGGTGGGGGTGGAGCTGCTGCCCTTGCTCCGGGGGGAGGTGCGCCTCCAGGAGCTGGAGCTTGTGGGCCTGAATCTGGAGCTGGAGCACGGGGCGGCGGGCCGGCTCTCGGCGGGCGGTCTCCGGGTGGACCCCGAGGAGAACCGGGTCTTCGGCCTGCTGGACCGCTTCCAGCGGATCCGCATCGTGGACAGCCGCCTGCGCTGGCGGGACCGGGGTCCCGCCGAGCCGGTGCACGTCACCCTGCGGGACTGGCAGGTGGACCTGGAGCGGATGCCGGAGGGCCATCGCGTGGATGCCCGCGGTTCCCTGGAGCAGGGAGTGGTGGGGGCGCGGGGGCGCATCGGCCGTTTCGGGGCGGGCCCTCCGGGGTGGGAACTGGATGCCCAGGTCTTCGGGTCCGCCCTGTCCCCCGAGCCTCTGCGGCCCTATCTGGGCGTGGAGGGGCCGGAGCGCATCCGGGGCAACCTCGCCTTCCTGGCGGCGGTGACCGGTAGCGTGGAGGAGGGCCTGCGGGCGGAGGGCAGCGCGCATCTGACGGAGGCCGGCCTGCGCTGGCCCGCCGCCCTGCGCGGCCCGATCAACGCCCTGGATGCCGGAGGGCGCTTCCGCTACCGCTGGGGCCGGGAGGGGCAGGACCTGACCGTGCGCGACCTGGAGCTGAGCCTGGGTGGCGTGCGCCTGACCGGTGGCGGCGAGCTCCGCATGGAGGCGGCGGGCGGGGCCCCGCGGGTGGACCTGGAGCTGGAAGGGGAGCCGGCCGCCCTGGAGGACCTGGCGCCGCTTCTCCGGATCCGGGCCCTGCCCCGTTCGGGTCGCGACTGGCTGCAACGGGCCCTGGCCGGCCGCCTGCGTGCCACCCGGCTGGAGGTGCGCGGGCCCCTGGAACGGTTCCCCTTCCCCGAGGGCGAGGGCCGGTTCCGGCTGGAGGCGGAGGTGGCCGATGCGACCCTGGACTACAGGCCCGGGTGGCCGGAGCTGCAGGACGTGGCGGGCACCCTGACCGTGGACGGGACCCGTCTGGGGTTCGCCGCCCACGCCGGGCGGGTCCTGGAGGCGGAGCTCGGTCGGTTGGAGGTCTCCGTGCCCGACCTCACCGCGGACCCGCCACGGCTGCGCCTGAACGGGAACCTGGACCTGCGCCTGGCCGACGGCATCCGCTTCCTGGAGCGTGCCGGGCTGGCCGAGGCGGGGCTCCTGGGTCCGGGGGTGCTGGCGGGACGGGGCCGCCTGGACCTGGGCATGGACGTCCGCCTCGCCGGCGGCTCGAAGCCGGAGGTGTTCGGTCAGCTGCGGCTGGACGGGGCCGCCTACCGCCCCGCTCCCGGCTGGCCGGCGCTGGTGGGGGTGCAAGGGAAGGTGGATTTCCAGGGGCCTCACATCCGGGCCGACGGCTTGCAGGGGCGCCTGCTCGGGGAGCCGGTGCGCCTGGGCCTGGAGCGGGCTCCGGAGGAGGCCTTCCGGGCCCGGGTGGAGGGGACATTGCCCGCCCGGGCCCTGCGGGGGACGGCGGAGCGCCTTGGCCGGGGTCACCCTCTGCTGCGGCGGGTGACCGGTGACCTGGGGACCCGCCTGACGGTGGTCGCTGGGGAGGGCCAGCGTCGTATCCGGGCCCGACTGGACCTGGAAGAGGCCGCCCTCGCCTTCCCCGAGCCCCTGTTCAACGGCATCGGTCAGGGGGGATCCCTGGAGCTGTCCGGGGACCTGGGGGGTGCCCCGGAGCTCCGTCTCCGGCTGCGCAATGCGGGCCGGGATTGGCGCGCCCGCTGGGCGCAGGACGGTGGCGACGCGGGGATCGCCGTGGGCTTCGACCGACCCGCGCCGGAGCCCGAGGCGGGGACCCTGCGACTACGGGGGAACCTGGGGACCGTGGCCCTGCAGCGTTGGGTCCGGCTGGCGGGCGAGCTGGCCCCGGGCACGGGGGGTGACTGGGAACCGCCCCGTCTGGAGGCGGACCTGCGGGTGGGGAAGGTCCGCTGGGGCGCCCGAGACCTGTACGCAGGCTGGGTGGAGGCGCGGGGGGATCCCGCTCCCGACGGGTACCGCCTGCACGGGGCCCTGGAGGGGGACCGCGGGGCGGGCCGGTACCTGTGGCAGCACCGCAGGGAGGATGTGGACCGCGCCGTGCTGCGCATCCGGCGCCTGAAGCTGCCCGGGCTGGGCTCCTGGAGCGGCGGCGGGGACGCTGGGGGTCTGGGGCCGGCGGATATCGCGCCGGTGAACCTGCGGGTCACCGCGGACCGGATCGATATGGACGGTCCGGTCCTGAGGGACCTCCGGATGGAGGCGGACCTCTCGGCGGAGCGGTGGATGCTGCCCGCGCTGGAGGCGCGCATCGGCAAGACCGAGCTGGGGCTGCAGGGGGCGTGGACGGCGGAGCGGGACCGGACCCTGCTGCAGATGGACCTGGCGACGCAGGACCTCGGCCGCTGGTTGCGGGACGTGGGGATCTATCCGAGCATGAAGGGGGGAGCGGGCACCGTCGAGGCCGCCCTGAGCTGGCCGAGCCATCCCCTGGCCTTCGACCGCGGACGCCTGGACGGGGTGGTCGACCTGGCCGTGCGGGAAGGGGAGATCGAGGAGCTCCACTTCCTCAGCAAGGCCCTGTCCACCCTCAACGTCCTGGACTGGCCCCAGCAAGCGGTGCGCGGCTTCCGGGACCTCGGCCGCAGCGGGCTGGTGTACCGGGATTTGAGCGGCGGCGCCGTCATCGCCGACGGCGTCCTGACCATCCAGGAGATGGCCCTGGACAGCGCGGCCCTGCGGCTGGCGGTCCGGGGCGGCGTGGACCTCGGCGCCCGCACCTACGACCTGGGCCTCCACCTCCAGCCCCTGCAGACCCTGGACCGGGTGGTTTCCGCGGTGCCCCTGGTGGGCTACCTCCTGACGGGCCGGGAGAAGGCCTTTGCCACCCTGGACTACCGGGTGGAGGGCCCCTGGGACGATCCGCAGGTTGGCGCGGTGAACCCCTCGGAGCAGCCGGACTTCATGGAGGTCCTCCTGGACCGTATCAAGAGGATGCAGTGGGAGGATTTGGCGCCATGGCGCTGA